Part of the Triticum urartu cultivar G1812 chromosome 2, Tu2.1, whole genome shotgun sequence genome, TAGCCTCAAAAGGATCAATATCGCGAAGTACACTGGGAATGGCTTCGACAGGATACTTGCAAATTTTCTGCTGTCGAATGGTGCAGCTCTGGAGGAATTCTCAGTGACCTTAGCGGCTCCACTGGCACCACGCAGGGAGGAGATTGCAACTATGTTCAGATGCTGGCGACATAATCCCAGGACTATAGTAACTTGTAGCTAGACAAGGGATAGAAATATATCCGACTTGCTCGGATATTTCTCCGATTTCGTTACACTTTGTTTTTCAGAAACCAACTAGCTAGGCAATATGGCCGGAATCTATATGACACAGAAAGAGGATCAACCGTCTTCCTGAGATTTCATCCTAACTTAAGATGCCATACCCAACATTTTTGTCATGTTTATGCAAACATCATGTAGAAAACACAGTAAGATGATAAGGTTTAGCTTGCACTAACCACTAAGATGATTTTAGAGGTGGCTCTCATCTTTCACCACACACACAAAACAAGTGGCAGCAGAACGAAGTAGAGAACCAGAGTATTTGGTGTAGTAGAGAAAAATAGATAGAGGAGAACAAAGGGGGATTCTTCGACCCTTGTAAAAAAAATACAAGAAATAAAGCACATAGACTTTCTTGACGACAGCAATGGAGTTCAGATCCTGGCAATTTAATCGCCGTACCACAGTAACTTGCAACTTGACGACAGCAAAATATATATGAGTTTCTTATTTTTTCATGGGGACATAGGACTATATGAATATTTTATTTCCCGTGCAACAGTAATTCTATATGAGTTGCAGTGGGCATTCCCGAAATTATCTATTACTAAGCAGAGTTGGAAAAATAAACTGGCTTAATTACTAGGCCTATTAGGCAGACATTGTTATTATTTACACCTCAATAAGCCCCGCGAGCTGCAACAAACAAACCTCGAGACTGCCATTTATTGATTATTAAGATAGCATATATGATATAGGAGCAAACCTTGAGGAGATTTGGCTGTTGAGCAATGCAATGATCCCTTTACAGTGATTTAGCTGTTGCAATCAGATTTTCCACCGTCAGACCAAGCTCCTTGTATATTCTTCCAGCAGGAGCACTTGAACCGAAACGGTCAATGCCGATTGCTTTGCCCTTCTGTCCGATATACTTCTCCCATCCCAGTGTGACACCAGCCTCGATGCTAATCCTGGAAGTAACATCGCTTGGTAGGACACTCTCCTTGTATTCCTCAGACTGCTCCTCAAACAATTCCCAGCAAACAAGCGAGACAACCCGTACAGATTTCCCCTCCTTCCTCAGCTGATCTGCGGCTTTTTCCGCAATCTCGAGCTCAGAGCCTGTGCTGATGAAGATGAGGTCAGGTTTGTTGCCTGAGGAATTGTCAGAAATGACATACCCTCCCTTAGCAACGCCTTCAACCGATGTCCCTTCCAGCTGCGGAAGCTTCTGCCTAGAGAGTGCAAGGATAGAGGGCCTCTTCCTGTTGATAACCGCGATCCTATAAGCAGCAGAAGTCTCAGTTCCATCAGCTGGTCGGAGCATTAATATGCCCGGCATTGCTCGAAGGCTGAATAACTGCTCAACTGGTTGATGTGTTGGCCCATCTTCTCCAAGCCCAATGGAATCATGAGTCATCACAAAGATCACTCCTGATTCAGACAGGGCCGAAAGGCGTATAGGGGCTCTCATGTAGTCAGTGAACACGAAGAATGTCGAACAGTAAGGTATCAGGCCAGGGCTATGTACAGCAATGCCATTGCAAATGGCGCCCATCGCATGCTCTCTAACACCAAAGCGGATGTTTCGCTCTTCAGGGGTGTCCTTCTGGAAATCACCAAACATCTTTAGCAGTGTCATGTTTGACGACGCAAGATCAGCACTGCCTCCAAGAAATCCAGGTATTACTTTAGCAAGAGCATTCAAGCACTGCTGAGATAGGTTCCTTGTAGCATCAGCAGGACTTTCAGGCGTATATTTCTGCAGAAAAAACAAGGGAACAAAGTCAGAATTATAAATCATTCAGAAACTTGATGAATATTACTACATAGACATGACATTTAAGGTTCAGAGGAGAACTCACCGGAAGAGCATCTTCCCACCCAGCCGGAAGCTTCCCTGATATTATGCTATTTAGCTCGACAGCCTCCTGGTGGTATTTCTTTTCATATTCTGCAAACTTTGCATTCCATTCAGCTTCAAGAGAAGCACCCTCGTCAAGATGGTGAGCCCAATGCCTGTAAGGGATGATTATTTTAATAAAACTTCAGTGCAGAACAAACTAAGCTCAATGCAATACCATATTACTATGCAATAATTTGAAAACTGAAATGTAGAGCCTCCGTTCCAAACAAAAATTAAGTGTCCACTGCAGAATAATTGTCAACAAGGTTCAGAACTGAGAATTTGCATCGGCATTCGCCAACAGTAGTATGCTATCTTGTCAAGACTGTTTCCTCGAAACAGACACTATTATACCATAAAATTGGTATTTACCATATGAATGTATGTACAATGAAACTGAAAAAACCATGTTCAAGATTGTATGAAGCATACAGCATCCAGAACAACTAAATGTTTGAATTTCTTGAAAACAGAATAATTTGTTTGCGAGTACTGTGACGCTCTGCAGCTTGAGTTGTACAAGAACTACACTGTACCTTTTCACCTCATCAGGCACATGGAAAGGCTCATGAGCCCATGAAAGATTTTTTCTGGTTGCCTCTACTTCTTTGGAACCTAAAGCGCTCCCATGGACGCTGTGTGTCCTTGCCTTGTTTGGAGATCCATAACCAATTGTAGTAGTCACCTACATGTAcaagaccagttccagttgtcaCTTGTCTGATGAATATTACTGAAACAGAACAATATTACTGCCTATCTGATCACCTTGATAAGAGTTGGCTTATCTTTGACCTCCTTAGCTTCTTTTATAGCTGCACGGATGTCATCGTAGCCAGTGTTGCCATTCTCCACCCAGATAGTATGCCATCCTAGGGCCTCATATCGGGCAAGCACATCTTCAGTGAAAGCAATAGCCGTACTTCCATCGATTGATATATGATTGTCATCATAGAAGGCAATCAACTTTCCGAGACCCCAGTGGCCAGCAAGGGAGGCGGCCTCATTCGCAACACCTTCCATCTGACAACCATCCCCAAGTATAACATACCTATGGTACCATGAAGAGACAGAATTGTATTACCCCTGTCCCTATGCACATTAGGTTAGTAATCACATCTTGTCTAGCAAGTAAATATTAACTTACGTGTAATGGTCCACGACAGTTAAATCGGGCTTGTTGAAGCGAGCAGCCAGGTGTTTCTCAGCAAGTGCTAGTCCAACTGCGTTTGCAAAGCCCTGCCCCAGAGGACCTACATAAACATAAGAACAGTTCAGGCAAGCATAGTTTCTGTAGTAGAAGCTTTAAAATGTTCACTAGATGTTCAAGAGGCAAACCAGTTGTGACTTCAACACCATCTGTCTCAAAGTTTTCTGGATGGCCAGGAGTTCTGCTTCCCCACTGCCGGAAAGCTTTAAGATCATCTATCTGCATCAGCAAACAACTTTAGAGTTCAGATTTTTTTTTGTCTTTGTCAGTGTTCAGATAAATTCATCGTGCACCACCCATCATTTTCCTAACATGCTCACCCAATAGAATTTGCTCCCAGTTACTAAAAGAAAGAGTAACTAGATATTCTAAAAATATGATTTTCCAACGGCTCAAACAATTGTCTATTATCCAGACATACATACGTCAAAATTCGACATAGCACAAATACAGAGTTGTGAATTTACTTCAGAATTCAATATCTACATGTATACTGAAATTCTGTGATTGCAGATTACAGTTATCTCTTTTCAGATTTCAGTCATGAATTTACACCGGAAATTTCAACTTTTATGTTACTCGTGAAGCGAGGATTAAACCTCCTAGCAAAATTTTGGCCAAAAATTAGTCAAACAGTACGTGGGTCGTGTGATATGAAACAACTTCAGACAGTTCAGACATTTGACATAGCACGCATACAGAGTTTGGCAGAGCACAAATGCAGAGTTCTTCTGGCAATCGATCAAAGTGTGAGAGAGCTGACCGTGACGCCTTGGTATCCGGCGAGGTGGAGCAGCGCGTAGTGGAGCATGCAGCCGTGGCCGGCGGAGAGCACGAAGCGGTCGCGGTCGAACCAGGCGTGGTTGGCGGGGTTGAAGCGGAGGAACTCGTCGAAGAGGACGTGGCCCAGCGGCGCGCACCCCATGGGGAGCCCCGGGTGGCCGGACTTGGCCTTCTCCACGGCGTCCACGGCCAGGAACCGGATGGTGTTCACCGACCGCTCCACCAGCTCGGCCGCCGCCGGCTGGGCGCGGACCGCCCATCGGCCGCCAGCGCCAGGGGCGACCCGGGCGCGAGCGAGGAGGAAGCCGCCACGACCGACGGACGCCGGGATGGAAGCGGGCGAGGTGGGAGTGGGAGTCGGCGTCGCCATGGCTGGGAAGGTCTGCGAGCTGAGCAGTGAGCACGCACGCGTGGCTTGCTGGGGAGGCGAGGAGTGTCCGCGGCGGTGGCGGTGCGGCAGCTGGTCAAGGGAGTGTTGAATGAACTGGGCTGGTGGTGCTGCCACGTGCGGCCTCCACGTCGCCGGCCGATCCTTCCTGAAGCAATCCACGTCTCCGGGACACGAGGATTAACAAGTCCACCGCGATCGTGTGCGTGTACACTTTTTTCCGCCTACTTTTTCTTGTAGTCCGCGATGGAATCCTTTTCGTTTTGTTTCGAATGATGCCTTTCTGTGATCAGTGAAGCATCATTTTCAGTCCATACAAATGCAGATAATTCTTCTTTAAAGAAAAACATCTGACTTTTCACGTACAAGAAACATAAAAAATACTTGAAATTATATTTAGATTCATAGACCACCCACCGTCGATCGTAAGTACTGATACAAGCCAATGACGTGTCACCGTCATTGCCCCTCTTTCACCGGCGGCACCAAGGATTTTTTTTTTTTACCAAGGTAGGTAAGCTTATTTGTAATAGATAGATTCCCCACATGATCAATCCACCGGAACAAACAACCGTCTGTAAATGAAAGAGGCGTAGAGTGGAAAGATCCACAGGAACAAACACGGACAAAGGCTGGATCCATGAAGATCCGTCAAATAGCAAAACCAATTGAATCCCACACGAGATCTGTCGGGGACACGCCTCTACATGTCTTCCGACAAATGCTAGACAATACAAAGGCAAATGATTCATCCTTATGTTCATGGTTTTTCTTATGTTTGTGAATTTTCTTAATCGCCTAACATTCAAGGTGAAGCTTAGCAAAATTTTATTGTTATTTTGCCAAATTCTTACTTTTCACTAGTCGTTTATGCCATACGACACCGGATGTTTTCTTACCAATAAAAACACTTAGTTCTATTAAGTAAACTACAACTTGAGAAAATAAATGAAATTACATTATAATCTTCCTCCCAAACGAGTCGGTTCATTGCCGCTCCATCATTGGAGCTAACCTAAAGTTGGTGCGGAGGGAAGTCATCAAGGTCGGTCCTGCTGGACCAACGTCATGGAAAAGAAGTCATCATAATTGGAAGAGACGCAAATTCAAGAGTCAGACTTCCGTTATAACTCACGGGCATATTGCCGGCGCCCTAGGACGGAACAACATGAGGGGATGCGTCCAAAGTTCCAAATTGCCGGCCAGGTGCATCGACATACTATGAAAACTCTAGCATCATCGTCTAGAAAGGACGACCGGAATCTACGTCATGAGCCATCGACACCACCATCAAAATAGGAAAGCTCAAGGTAAGCTTATTCAAGAGGTTGTCATCGCTGCAATCGTCAACAATGCTCCACTGCAGAagcctaaccctaaccctctctacGAGCTGGCACCGAGGCACCGAGGTTCCTCGCACCTCACACGCCAAAGAGGCAGACAGAGGAGGGAATATCCCAGAAATTCACTGTCAACGGTGGTGCATGCTGGAAACGGTTGCTCACCCTAATCGCATCTTAACCAAAAAAGAGAGGAGATACGCTCGTTTTGCATGATGTGATAAAACAACTTAAGAAAATACATATACGAATACAACTTTCAAGTTTCAACCTCCCTGTTTCCATTTTTCACaatgtgatcaaacaacttatgAAAATACAGTAGTACAATACAATAACTCACGACTCTAATGTAAACAGTATGATATAGTACTTTCGGCAGCGCCATTTGGCAATAGAAAAGTATAGATGAATAGTTATTATTTCCTCCCACGTATATCATAGAGAAAATGGCAATTTATCCTTTTTAATAGTAAaatttatttaattttttatggTGTAATaaaaatttaaattttttttGAGGATCAATAAAAATTTAATTAGGCCACGGTGATGCTGACGGGCCTATCAAAGATCCAGCTAAACGGGATGGATGTCGTGCGCTGGGCCTTGTGGCGGCTACGTTCGTGGGCCTTCTCCTCCAACCTTCGGATTTTTTGTGGGAGCGTGCACACGTAGTCCCGTGCACGCCTCCCCTCGTCGGAGAGCCCGGCGGCCACCAGCTCCTCCACTCCCCACTGCTTTATCAGGTGCTCTAGAATGACACGGTAGTCGGAGGCCGTGTAAATGCCGGCCTGGTGCGCCACAGCTCCGTAGTGCGCGAAGAGGTCACCGTCGCGGCCGTCGGTCATGAGGGACGCCGGCATGACGATCCGACAGCGCATCATGTAGGCCAGCGCGCGAACCGCGCCTTCAGGGTCGATCTCGAACAGCTTTGCCATGATGCGCGTGTAGGCCAGCTCGTGCCGCTTCTCGTCGGCGGCGATGGCGCCGCATATGCGGGCGAGCGCCACATCACCGTTCTCCTTGGCGCGCCACGCGGTGTTGCCGTGCGAGATGAAGGTGGCGCGCTCCTGAAAAGCGACGTAGATGAAGCCGTGGTAGGGGCTCCGCGCGGCGTTGAGGACCATGCCGGACCGGATGAGGTTGTGGATGGTGCGCTCGACCTGCCGCATGTCGACGCGGCCGGAGAGGTAGAGGTACCGGTTGAGCACGTCGCCGTGGCGGTTCTCCTCGGCGGACCAGCCGCGGGTCCAGCGCGCCCAGGCGGTGCCGCTGGAGCCGGTGAGGTCGTGCACGGCCTGGAAGCGGTTCGCCATGCTCTGGTAACTGGGCAGCGCCTCCTCCGTCACCATGTTGCCCACGAGGCACACGAGGTGCGCGTCGGGCAGGCCGGCCAGATCCATCAACGGCCGATCGCAGGTCGCCATGCCCTGCCGTGCACCATGCCGGCAAGGAGCAGAGGAGCACTACCCGAGGCCAGGAACCACCATGGTCCGAGCTAGAGCCATACATCAGGTGCGGCGGCACGCCCCACGCGCGCCACCGCGCACCCGTCGGAGACCAGACCCGAAGCGCCCGCGGCGCCAATAGAAGTCAGTGAGATCAAGACCTGCTGCAGCagcaccgccaccacctcccaccaccaccaccacctccaccagCAGTACTCACCACCACCCTCCTCTGCCCAAGCCGGACAACCACGGGCCGATCCAACCGGTCCAGCCAGTCCAGCGGAACGCACCACCGGCAACCATCCAGATCAGCGGGGCCACACGAAGGACATCGCCGCACCCGCCCAGGACAGACCACCAGAGCACGGGAGGCCGGCACCGCGCCCCCGGCGTCGTCACCTCGCGCAGGGCGACCCAGATCCGCCCCCAGCGCCCACGATGGGCCTGCCTGCACCGCAAGACGCGGCCACAGGAGCCAGCCGGCACACCGGCCATCGCGACGGGAGGTAGCAACCCTGGATCCGATGCCGGACGCCCGAGCCAGCCGGCACACGGGCCACCACGACGGGAGTCAGCCGCCTCAGATCTGCGTGAACCCAGCCGCGAGAGCCCCGCCGCCACCATCCCAGGGGCACGCGCTGCTTAGCCCGCGTCCCCTCCGGCAACGGCGAAGCAGAGGAGGGGTGGGGggaggtgccggcggcggcgcggtaGGGCTTGCCCCCGAGTCGCCAGAGGAGACGACGCGGGGGGAATTGATGGGTGCCCTCAGCTCTCCCCCGCCATATCTGACAGTGAATCCGACCTACTGGAGTAGCTCAAGGCCTCCGAGGATTCCGATGGCTCGTCCACACCCGACGAGGAGGAGCTAGCTCTCCGCATTGCCCTCCGCTGCTCGCTGATGTATCGGGGCGGTGGCTCCTCTTCTGGGGCGTCGGTGGCTGGCCGGGTGGGGAGCAGTACGTCTGCCGCACCCCACGCTCGTCCGTCGCGCTCCCTTCCGGCCCCTGCCAAGTAGCACTCAGCATCGCCCGCACCAACCCCTCCAGAGTGCCGCTAGGTGATGTTGCCGGCGGAACCGCAACCGGAGTCCATGGGCTGCGCGTATCGGCTCGCAAAGAAGCGGGCGGCGGAAGCAGCTAACAACCGCGTATCCATGGGAGGATCGAGCAGATCCGCGCCACAGCCACTTCCCCCGGCCAGTGACGACGACAAGGACCTCCGCACCGCCATCCGCCTCTCGTACACGTCCACAGAGATGTACGCCTGACATCATCGCCGCAAAGATGAGAAGGCAGCGGTCGACAGCGGCGGAGAGAGCAGCACGGCTCCAGGAGGAGCAGTTCCCGAGGCCCGTCGCATGGCgggcatcatcacctcgtcctcaTCCTCCTCCGCTTCAGATAATGACGACGCGCCCAGAGCAGCTGACGCCGACGCCGAGTCCAGCGGCAGAGAATCTACATACTGCAGGATGTTTAACTCAAACTTTCGGAACCAACTACCATTACATCAGCCATCATGTGACTGCACCGAGCACCACGCACGCTAGTGTTAGTAAGTTGACCAGTAACTTTTATAAAACTGGTGACGAACAGGGTGGACGCATATGAGGGCTTGTGTATATTCATTGGACAAGTATATAGACAATGGAGATTGACCCGAGGGCCGGAAAGCGTAGTCAGAGGATGACGCTACAGTGTATCTCACATGGGTGCATGGCATGTTGGCATGTGACTGCACGGAGCACCACACATGCTGGGGTTAGTTAAGTTGACCAATCGCTTTCGAAAAACTGGTGATGAACAGGGTGGACCCACAGGAGGGCTTCTGTATATCCATTGGTCGAGTATAAATAATGGAAAGAGGTTGTCGTCAATGGTGGTGAAGAGGTTCCCAATCGATACTTGCGCTCCAATAAACGGGCTATAAGTGTGTACCCTCGTTGATCTTCGTCAGCACCCGTCTCCGACTGAAGCAGATCAAATGACGCACTGTTTTCAAGCTCATTGTTATCAGGTTCAGGTCAACAGCTAGTTTGTGGTACTTAAACGATTCTTGAACGATAGAAAACACGCAAAACTGATTTGAAGAGAGTGTTACTGATCCTATGGACGGAATTGTATTGCCCTATATATATTGAATCCTCATGTACGTCGCTCCATAGCTGCTTGTCCGAGCCTAGCCTGTCGCAACGATGAAATTAAAGCATTTTTTTCAAATATGTTAAGCGACAACACACTTGCCTTCTTCTGAAGATCTATGTAAACGTAGATGCAGGAGATGAAGGGGTGAGTGATGTCATATAGATCTTGACAAGGCTACATCACACACTAAATGGTAATTTGTTTCTAGCAACATTATACTGTATATGGGAGGAACACTCACCTGACACTGTACGCACGGACATGCATAGAAGGATTTGACGTTCTAATACTACCATTCGAAACAACGTAGTCACCTTTTCAGCAGTTTTTGTCCAATAAAAAGAAATCGGAAACAGGAGCTTCATGCAGAAAAAGACCAAAAAGGTGCAAAAAAAGGGGGGAAATGACCTGGCTGTGCGCATTGACCCGATTCGTGCGTATACTGAAAATGCAAGAAAAAGGTAATTTCACAAGCAACGCCCATCACCGTGTTATTGCAGCTAGACACAGAAGTAAATGGAGATGCATTTCCTTTATGACAAACTTGGTTTCAATTGATGATGTCTTTCAGGCTCGACACACGATTCTTTTCAGCCACATCATTCAAAAGTTCTGAACCTTTACTCTATAGACGGATGATGGCCTGTCATTTTGCTAAAAAAAATGGAACCCTTTGAGCATAGCAAGTAAACAAAGCCTACGTAATAGCTTTCCAAAAATGTTCCATGCGCTAGTCTCAATGTTGAAAAACAGCTGCAAACAAACCACAAATAAATCTGACCATGCAGAGTCTAGGCTTCCTTTTTCGTCCAACAGCTTGAAAAGCAGTGCACATGGCTTCCCCTTTGGTCGATGGCTTCCCCTCCTGCCAAAGGTGCTAATCTTGATGCAAACAA contains:
- the LOC125535417 gene encoding transketolase, chloroplastic-like, whose amino-acid sequence is MATPTPTPTSPASIPASVGRGGFLLARARVAPGAGGRWAVRAQPAAAELVERSVNTIRFLAVDAVEKAKSGHPGLPMGCAPLGHVLFDEFLRFNPANHAWFDRDRFVLSAGHGCMLHYALLHLAGYQGVTIDDLKAFRQWGSRTPGHPENFETDGVEVTTGPLGQGFANAVGLALAEKHLAARFNKPDLTVVDHYTYVILGDGCQMEGVANEAASLAGHWGLGKLIAFYDDNHISIDGSTAIAFTEDVLARYEALGWHTIWVENGNTGYDDIRAAIKEAKEVKDKPTLIKVTTTIGYGSPNKARTHSVHGSALGSKEVEATRKNLSWAHEPFHVPDEVKRHWAHHLDEGASLEAEWNAKFAEYEKKYHQEAVELNSIISGKLPAGWEDALPKYTPESPADATRNLSQQCLNALAKVIPGFLGGSADLASSNMTLLKMFGDFQKDTPEERNIRFGVREHAMGAICNGIAVHSPGLIPYCSTFFVFTDYMRAPIRLSALSESGVIFVMTHDSIGLGEDGPTHQPVEQLFSLRAMPGILMLRPADGTETSAAYRIAVINRKRPSILALSRQKLPQLEGTSVEGVAKGGYVISDNSSGNKPDLIFISTGSELEIAEKAADQLRKEGKSVRVVSLVCWELFEEQSEEYKESVLPSDVTSRISIEAGVTLGWEKYIGQKGKAIGIDRFGSSAPAGRIYKELGLTVENLIATAKSL
- the LOC125534871 gene encoding acyl-[acyl-carrier-protein] desaturase 7, chloroplastic-like — protein: MATCDRPLMDLAGLPDAHLVCLVGNMVTEEALPSYQSMANRFQAVHDLTGSSGTAWARWTRGWSAEENRHGDVLNRYLYLSGRVDMRQVERTIHNLIRSGMVLNAARSPYHGFIYVAFQERATFISHGNTAWRAKENGDVALARICGAIAADEKRHELAYTRIMAKLFEIDPEGAVRALAYMMRCRIVMPASLMTDGRDGDLFAHYGAVAHQAGIYTASDYRVILEHLIKQWGVEELVAAGLSDEGRRARDYVCTLPQKIRRLEEKAHERSRHKAQRTTSIPFSWIFDRPVSITVA